Genomic window (Prosthecobacter fusiformis):
GAAGTTCCGTGAGAGCGCGCATCCGCTGGCGCTTTACCTGACGCGGGAACGAGTGGCGCTGTCCCCGATGTATCATGTGTATCATGAGGCCAGCCGTGAGCTTGCGTTTTATCTGGTAGGTGAAGAGGAGCCAGGCCGGACTTTCAACAGCAGGCTACAAGGGGCGGGGCGCATCACCTCCTCGCAAATGAGTGCGGTACAGAATGCAATGGAGCGGGCAGTGGTGACAGCCGCCACGCATGCGGAGGCCAAGCTGGGACTGATGGCGACGGCTGTGGCGGTGGCTCCTTTTCTGGGGCTGCTGGGAACGGTGTGGGGGCTGCTGGATGTCTTTGCCCTGCTGGCGCAGACGGAGGGGGAGGCGACGATGACGGATCTGGCTCCGGGAGTTTGCTCAGCCCTGCTGACCACGTTGCTGGCGCTGTTTGTGACGATACCCAGCCTGCTGGCCTATAATTTCCTGGTCGCGAAGATTCGCAGTCTGATCATCCGGCTGGATAACTTTGCCAATGAACTGAGCGGGGTACTGGACCGGCAGTTTGTGGATCATCGCAGCCCGGATGAGGGGCTGCCAAGTCTCGGGGCGATGGGGGCACCGACGATGCCTGGCTTTAGCAATCCGCCGACCCAATCCCTGGTGCCCGCGAGCAAATCCTCCATCCCATGAAGCGTGCCTCTCAGCGGCATCTGCCGCTTTACATGAGCCAGGTGAGCATCACCGCCCTACTGGATCTGGTGCTGGTGCTGCTCCTTGTTTTCGTGGTGGCGGTGCCCATTTTTCGGCGTGAAAAACCGGCCGGATCAGCCGACGTCCAGACTGTATTGCCCACGGAACCCAAGGGGCCTGCGACGCAGGTGGAACTGAACATTCAGCCGGATGAAAGCATCCTGCTGGATGGACGAAAAGTAAGCGGGGCGGAACTGCTTCCGGAGTTGAAGAAGCTTCTCGTGGCTCAGCCGGAATTAGGGGTGGTGGTGAAGATGCCTGCGAACTTTGCAGCAGGTCCTCTAGCCCGGCTGATGGATGAAATGAACCGGGCTGGTGTTCGTCATACGGCCGTGGAGGTGGTGGACGCCAAGAAACCCTGAGGTCCTTTCTGCGTATGCCACTCGCCCCCAAGCAACCGCCCCTGGAACCTGTCGCCGCTGTGTTTTTCGGCGTACTGTTGCTTCATGGACTGGGTGGGGCGCTTATTTGGGGCATGCTGCCATTGTGGCAGATGGAACGACCTCATCCAGAACCTGTGGGGCTGCCACAGGATGGGCGATACTGGTTTTCCCCGGCGGATTATCAAATGCCGAGCTTGAAACTGGAGGCTCCATCGGAGGTGACTGGCACAACAGTTCCTCCACCTGCGGCTTCTCCCGTCCCGGCTGCGGCGGCTGTACCTGCGCCTGTAGTTGCAAAAGAGGAGCCTAAACCGACTGCGGTGAAAGATGTGCCGAGCCTGCTGGCGGATACACCGCTGGTGCATCCGGCTGGCCCGACGGTGGAAACCCGGGCCACGAGTAAAGTGATCACTCTTTCTCCCATGCACGATACCAGAGATGGTCTGAGCCCGAATGGCGATACAGCGATGACGATGATGGACGTGGTGAAGCAGAAAAAATCGGAAGCAGAGGCGAAGCAGGCTGCAGGGGGCGCGGACATGGATCCGGTATTGAAAGCTCTCCAGGCTGGTTTGAACAAGCAATGGAATGCGCCGCTGATCAGCGAAGTGCCGGTGCTGCAACGGGATGCGCGGCTGGCCATCAGCATTGGCCGCGATGGGGGAATCCTGGAGACAAAGATGACCAAATCCTCCGGTTCGACCCTTTTAGATAAGTCCGTCATGGCGGCGGCGGACGAATTAAAAAAGATTTCAGAGTCTCTTCCTGCAAGTTTCCCAAAAGACCGCTACACTGTGGAAGTAAACTTCCACATCGAGTAAATGACCGGCCCGCGTATCCTTATCATAGTCCTCCTGCTGTTTTTGCAGCCAACGGTCTATGC
Coding sequences:
- a CDS encoding MotA/TolQ/ExbB proton channel family protein; this translates as MHLSPLAAVSGLQFGLEIISVPSLVIAGLLALFSMISWTVLLVKWHLLAQARRANNVFMGKFRESAHPLALYLTRERVALSPMYHVYHEASRELAFYLVGEEEPGRTFNSRLQGAGRITSSQMSAVQNAMERAVVTAATHAEAKLGLMATAVAVAPFLGLLGTVWGLLDVFALLAQTEGEATMTDLAPGVCSALLTTLLALFVTIPSLLAYNFLVAKIRSLIIRLDNFANELSGVLDRQFVDHRSPDEGLPSLGAMGAPTMPGFSNPPTQSLVPASKSSIP
- a CDS encoding biopolymer transporter ExbD encodes the protein MKRASQRHLPLYMSQVSITALLDLVLVLLLVFVVAVPIFRREKPAGSADVQTVLPTEPKGPATQVELNIQPDESILLDGRKVSGAELLPELKKLLVAQPELGVVVKMPANFAAGPLARLMDEMNRAGVRHTAVEVVDAKKP
- a CDS encoding TonB C-terminal domain-containing protein translates to MPLAPKQPPLEPVAAVFFGVLLLHGLGGALIWGMLPLWQMERPHPEPVGLPQDGRYWFSPADYQMPSLKLEAPSEVTGTTVPPPAASPVPAAAAVPAPVVAKEEPKPTAVKDVPSLLADTPLVHPAGPTVETRATSKVITLSPMHDTRDGLSPNGDTAMTMMDVVKQKKSEAEAKQAAGGADMDPVLKALQAGLNKQWNAPLISEVPVLQRDARLAISIGRDGGILETKMTKSSGSTLLDKSVMAAADELKKISESLPASFPKDRYTVEVNFHIE